GGCAAATTAACCATTACTGCTTCTGATTTGCAAACTTCAATGATCACCGAATTGGATATTGAAGCTAAAGAAAGCGGTAGCATAGCTGTCCCTGCCAAAATACTCATGGATACTCTCAAGAATTTGCCGGAACAGCCGGTAACTTTCAGTATTGAAGAAGATTCTTATACGATAGAAATCAACTCGGAAAATGGTCGTTACAAGCTTGCAGGAGAAAATGCTACAGACTTCCCTAAAGCCCCAACTGTTAGCGATCCTTTAGAAATCAAAATCAGTTCGGTCGCGCTTAGCAATGCAATCAACAATACCATTTTTGCAACAAGCAATGATGATTTGAGACCTGCCATGACTGGTGTTTTCTTCAATATCAATAGCGAAGGAACAACTTTCGTAGCGACAGATGGTCATAGATTGATTAGGTACAGAAGAAGCGATGTAGTTTCTCAACAAGAAAGCTCTATAATTATTCCGAAAAAAGCGTTGACGCTTCTTAAATCCACAATTCCAAGCGAAGACACTGTGGTAAAAATAGAATTCAACCCAACAAACGCTTATTTTGAATTCGGAAATATTAAAATGATATCTCGCCTGATTGATGAAAAATATCCGGATTACGAAAATGTAATTCCGATGAATAATGACAATCACCTGATCATCGATAGACTATCTTTCCTAAGCTCATTGAAGAGAATCGCTATTTATGCCAACAAAACAACAAATCAAGTAAGGCTTAACATTGTTGGCAATACGGTAAACGTTTCCGCGGAAGACTTAGACTTCTCAAACGAAGCGAAGGAAAGCTTGATCGCTGAACATTATGGAAACGACATTGAAATTGGATTCAATGCCAAATTACTCATAGAAATGCTTAACAATATGGATAGCGACAAAGTAAACCTTCAGCTATCTCAACCAAACAAAGCCGGCCTTATGATACCTAATGAAGCAAAAGACAATGAAAATATCTTGATGCTCATTATGCCGGTAATGCTGAACTCATACCACGTTTAAAATAAAAAAAGAGGCTTAATAGCCTCTTTTATTTTTTATGAAAGGAAATAACCACCTTTCGATATTGTCTTCTTTCATTGATACTTTTGTGATCGCTGCCATCTACCACTCCTTTTCCTTCCGCATCTATCATTTTAAACTCTGGCCAAGCTGTTCGCAAATAATTCTTGACAGCCTCTGCTCTTTTCTCCGACAAAAG
The Aureibacter tunicatorum DNA segment above includes these coding regions:
- the dnaN gene encoding DNA polymerase III subunit beta, with the protein product MKFIVSSSALLKQLSNINGVVATNTIVPILENFLFEIDGEQGKLTITASDLQTSMITELDIEAKESGSIAVPAKILMDTLKNLPEQPVTFSIEEDSYTIEINSENGRYKLAGENATDFPKAPTVSDPLEIKISSVALSNAINNTIFATSNDDLRPAMTGVFFNINSEGTTFVATDGHRLIRYRRSDVVSQQESSIIIPKKALTLLKSTIPSEDTVVKIEFNPTNAYFEFGNIKMISRLIDEKYPDYENVIPMNNDNHLIIDRLSFLSSLKRIAIYANKTTNQVRLNIVGNTVNVSAEDLDFSNEAKESLIAEHYGNDIEIGFNAKLLIEMLNNMDSDKVNLQLSQPNKAGLMIPNEAKDNENILMLIMPVMLNSYHV